The Bos indicus isolate NIAB-ARS_2022 breed Sahiwal x Tharparkar chromosome X, NIAB-ARS_B.indTharparkar_mat_pri_1.0, whole genome shotgun sequence genome has a window encoding:
- the HCFC1 gene encoding host cell factor 1 isoform X7, which produces MASAVSPANSPAVLLQPRWKRVVGWSGPVPRPRHGHRAVAIKELIVVFGGGNEGIVDELHVYNTATNQWFIPAVRGDIPPGCAAYGFVCDGTRLLVFGGMVEYGKYSNDLYELQASRWEWKRLKAKTPKNGPPPCPRLGHSFSLVGNKCYLFGGLANDSEDPKNNIPRYLNDLYILELRPGSGVVAWDIPITYGVLPPPRESHTAVVYTEKDNKKSKLVIYGGMSGCRLGDLWTLDIETLTWNKPSLSGVAPLPRSLHSATTIGNKMYVFGGWVPLVMDDVKVATHEKEWKCTNTLACLNLDTMAWETILMDTLEDNIPRARAGHCAVAINTRLYIWSGRDGYRKAWNNQVCCKDLWYLETEKPPPPARVQLVRANTNSLEVSWGAVATADSYLLQLQKYDIPATAATATSPTPNPVPSVPANPPKSPAPAAAAPAVQPLTQVGITLLPQAAAAPPTTTTIQVLPTVPGSSISVPAAARTQGVPAVLKVTGPQATTGTPLVTMRPASQAGKAPVTVTSLPAGVRMVVPTQSAQGTVIGSSPQMSGMAALAAAAAATQKIPPSSAPTVLSVPAGTTIVKTVAVTPGTTTLPATVKVASSPVMVSNPATRMLKTAAAQVGTSVSSAANTSTRPIITVHKSGTVTVAQQAQVVTTVVGGVTKTITLVKSPISVPGGSALISNLGKVMSVVQTKPVQTSAVTGQASTGPVTQIIQTKGPLPAGTILKLVTSADGKPTTIITTTQASGAGTKPTILGISSVSPSTTKPGTTTIIKTIPMSAIITQAGATGRGLPRCAGEKAGVTSSAGIKSPITIITTKVMTSGTGAPAKIITAVPKIATGHGQQGVTQVVLKGAPGQPGTILRTVPMGGVRLVTPVTVSAVKPAVTTLVVKGTTGVTTLGTVTGTVSTSLAGAGGHSTSASLATPITTLGTIATLSSQVINPTAITVSAAQTTLTAAAGLTTPTITMQPVSQPTQVTLITAPSGVEAQPVHDLPVSILASPTTEQPTATVTIADSGQGDVQPGTVTLVCSNPPCETHETGTTNTATTTVVANLGGHPQPTQVQFVCDRQEATAALVTSTVGQPNGSVVRVCSNPPCETHETGTTSTATTAMSGIGGGPRRDIRLACAATTIPTVVRVSVTAGASEGAQVSIKPACQTRQTSATSTTMTVMATGAPCSAGPLLRPSVALEAAGRGATLLQLGPLSAQVRPGGEERSLAGLGPLVSVGRQLEVHHTHTTNTPTVARSAMGAGESHELLGAPTLVYESSASASVTAAALEALLCPSAAVTQVCSNPPCETHETGTTHTPTTATSGGAAGQPEGGQQPPASRPCETHQTASTGTTMSVSLGALLPDAAPSHRTLESSLEVAVPPAVAPQAGASLLTPFPTQRVCSNPPCETHETGTTHTATTVTSNMSSNQDPPPPAGDQGEVESTQGDSVNIASSSPITTTVSSTLTRAVTTVTQSTPVPGPSVPPPEELQASPGPRQQLPPRQLLQPASAPLVGDSAEVLSASQSPELQAAVDLSSTGDPSSGQEPASSAVVATVVVQPPPPTQSEVDQLSLPQELMAEAQAGTTTLMVTGLTPEELAVTAAAEAAAQAAATEEAQALAIQAVLQAAQQAVMAGTGEPMDTSEAAAAVTQAELSHLSAEGQEGQATTIPIVLTQQELAALVQQQQLQEAQAQQQQHHLPTEALAPADSLNDPTIESNCLNELAGAVPSTVSLLPPTATESLAPSNTFVAPQPVVVASPAKLQAAATLTEVANGIESLGVKPDLPPPPSKAPVKKENQWFDVGVIKGTNVMVTHYFLPPEDAVPTDDDSGTVPDYNQLKKQELQPGTAYKFRVAGINACGRGPFSEISAFKTCLPGFPGAPCAIKISKSPDGAHLTWEPPSVTSGKIIEYSVYLAIQSAQAGGETKSSTPAQLAFMRVYCGPSPSCLVQSSSLSNAHIDYTTKPAIIFRIAARNEKGYGPATQVRWLQETSKDSSGAKPASKRPMSSPEMGPPSLGGSRSPGRVPLASPRRPTLILSFFAFASHLPRKSAPKKSKADGQ; this is translated from the exons ATGGCTTCGGCCGTGTCACCCGCCAACTCGCCAGCGGTGCTCTTGCAGCCCCGCTGGAAGCGAGTGGTGGGCTGGTCGGGTCCAGTGCCCCGGCCCCGCCACGGCCACCGCGCCGTGGCCATCAAGGAGCTCATCGTGGTGTTTGGCGGCGGTAACGAGGGGATAGTGGACGAGCTGCACGTGTACAACACGG CGACCAACCAGTGGTTCATCCCAGCTGTGAGAGGGGACATCCCTCCTGGGTGTGCAGCCTATGGCTTCGTGTGCGATGGGACACGCCTGCTCGTGTTTGGAGGGATGGTGGAATACGGGAAGTACAGCAACGACCTCTACGAGCTCCAG gcaagccgGTGGGAATGGAAGAGACTGAAAGCAAAGACGCCCAAAAATGGGCCACCTCCGTGTCCTCGGCTTGGGCACAGCTTCTCCCTTGTGGGCAACAAGTGTTACCTGTTTGGGGGTCTGGCCAATGATAGCGAGGACCCCAAGAATAACATTCCGAG GTACCTGAATGACTTATACATCCTGGAACTGCGGCCGGGCTCTGGAGTGGTAGCCTGGGACATTCCCATCACTTACGGcgtcctgcccccaccccgagAGTCTCACACTGCAGTGGTCTACACTGAGAAAGACAACAAGAAGTCCAAACTGGTGATCTATGGAGGGATGAGTGGCTGCAGGCTGGGGGACCTCTGGACCTTGGATATCG AGACTTTGACATGGAATAAGCCCAGCCTCAGCGGGGTGGCACCTCTTCCTCGAAGTCTCCACTCGGCCACGACCATAGGAAACAA AATGTACGTGTTTGGTGGCTGGGTGCCTCTCGTCATGGATGACGTCAAAGTGGCCACACACGAGAAGGAGTGGAAGTGTACCAACACTCTGGCTTGTCTCAACCTGG ATACCATGGCTTGGGAGACCATCCTGATGGATACGCTGGAAGACAATATTCCCCGGGCCCGTGCTGGCCACTGTGCGGTAGCCATCAATACCCGCCTTTACATTTGGAGTGGGCGTGACGGCTACCGAAAGGCCTGGAATAACCAGGTCTGCTGCAAGGACCTCTGGTACCTGGAAACGG AGAAGCCGCCACCTCCAGCCCGGGTACAGCTGGTGCGAGCCAACACTAACTCCCTGGAGGTGAGCTGGGGGGCCGTGGCAACAGCCGACAGTTACCTTCTGCAGCTCCAGAAATATGACATTCCTGCCACGGCTGCCACTGCCACCTCCCCCACACCCAATCCAGTCCCGTCTGTGCCTGCCAATCCTCCCAAGAGCCCTGCCCCAGCAGCAGCCGCACCTGCCGTGCAGCCGCTGACCCAAGTAGGCATCACGCTCCTGCCCCAGGCTGCTGCCGCGCCCccgaccaccaccaccatccaggTCTTGCCGACGGTGCCTGGCAGCTCAATCTCCGTGCCCGCCGCAGCCAGGACTCAAG GTGTCCCGGCTGTGCTGAAAGTGACTGGTCCTCAGGCTACCACGGGAACCCCGTTGGTCACCATGCGACCTGCCAGCCAGGCTGGGAAAGCCCCCGTGACTGTGACCTCCCTTCCCGCAGGCGTGCGGATGGTTGTGCCTACACAGAGCGCCCAGGGGACA GTCATTGGCAGCAGCCCGCAGATGAGTGGCATGGCTGCATTGGCAGCCGCGGCTGCTGCCACCCAGAAGATCCCTCCTTCCTCGGCACCCACGGTCCTGAGTGTCCCGGCTGGCACCACTATCGTCAAAACCGTGGCCGTGACGCCGGGCACCACCACGCTCCCAGCCACTGTGAAGGTGGCCTCCTCGCCAGTCATG GTGAGCAACCCAGCCACTCGCATGCTGAAGACTGCAGCTGCCCAGGTGGGGACTTCCGTCTCTTCTGCCGCCAACACATCTACCCGTCCCATCATCACCGTACACAAGTCCGGAACCGTGACAGTGGCCCAGCAAGCCCAGGTGGTGACCACAGTGGTGGGTGGGGTTACCAAGACCATCACCCTGGTGAAGAGCCCCATCTCGGTCCCAGGAGGCAGTGCTCTG ATTTCCAatctgggcaaagtaatgtcagtGGTCCAGACCAAACCGGTTCAGACTTCGGCAGTCACAGGCCAGGCATCTACAGGCCCGGTGACTCAGATCATCCAG ACCAAAGGACCCTTGCCAGCCGGGACCATCCTGAAGCTGGTGACGTCTGCAGATGGCAAGCCCACTACCATCATCACGACCACACAGGCCAGCGGGGCAGGGACTAAGCCTACCATCCTGGGCATCAGCAGTGTGTCCCCCAGCACCACCAAGCCCGGCACCACCACTAtcattaagaccatccccatgtcGGCCATCATCACACAGGCGGGCGCCACGGGTAGGGGCCTTCCCCGGTGTGCTGGGGAGAAAGCAG GCGTGACTAGCAGTGCCGGCATCAAGTCACCCATCACCATTATCACCACCAAGGTGATGACTTCTGGAACTGGAGCCCCCGCCAAAATCATCACGGCTGTTCCCAAAATTGCTACGGGTCACGGGCAGCAAGGAGTGACCCAG gtggtgctgaaGGGCGCACCTGGCCAGCCAGGCACCATCCTCCGCACCGTGCCTATGGGGGGCGTCCGCCTGGTCACCCCTGTTACCGTCTCTGCTGTCAAGCCTGCTGTCACCACACTGGTTGTCAAGGGCACCACAG GCGTCACGACCCTGGGCACGGTGACAGGCACCGTCTCCACCAGCCTGGCCGGAGCCGGGGGCCATAGCACCAGCGCCTCACTGGCCACACCCATCACCACGTTGGGCACCATCGCCACCCTCTCAAGCCAGGTGATCAACCCCACTGCCATCACTGTGTCTGCGGCGCAGACGACGCTGACAGCGGCCGCTGGGCTTACCACACCCACCATAACCATGCAG CCTGTCTCCCAGCCTACCCAGGTGACTCTGATAACGGCCCCCAGCGGGGTGGAGGCCCAGCCTGTGCACGACCTCCCAGTGTCCATTCTGGCCTCCCCTACTACAGAACAGCCCACGGCCACGGTCACCATCGCTGATTCGGGCCAGGGTGATGTGCAGCCCGGCACCGTGACCCTGGTGTGCTCCAACCCGCCGTGCGAAACCCACGAGACGGGCACCACCAATACAGCCACCACCACCGTCGTCGCTAATCTGGGGGGGCACCCCCAGCCCACCCAAGTGCAGTTTGTCTGCGACAGACAGGAGGCCACTGCTGCTCTCGTGACCTCCACGGTGGGCCAGCCGAATGGCAGTGTAGTTCGTGTCTGCTCCAACCCGCCGTGTGAAACCCACGAGACCGGCACCACCAGTACAGCTACCACCGCCATGTCTGGCATCGGAGGCGGGCCGCGGCGAGACATCCGGCTCGCCTGCGCTGCCACCACCATTCCCACCGTGGTCCGGGTCAGCGTGACTGCCGGGGCGTCAGAGGGAGCTCAGGTTTCCATCAAGCCCGCATGCCAAACCCGTCAGACCAGTGCAACCAGCACCACCATGACTGTGATGGCCACCGGGGCCCCGTGCTCGGCTGGCCCACTCCTCAGACCAAGCGTGGCCCTCGAGGCCGCTGGCCGCGGTGCCACTCTCTTGCAGCTGGGGCCACTGAGTGCCCAAGTCAGGCCCGGTGGCGAGGAAAGGTCCCTTGCCGGCCTGGGCCCGCTGGTGTCTGTGGGGCGCCAGCTGGAAGTGCATCACACGCACACGACCAACACGCCCACTGTGGCCCGCTCCGCCATGGGTGCCGGGGAGTCCCACGAGCTGCTGGGGGCCCCCACACTTGTGTACGAGAGCTCAGCCAGCGCCTCTGTGACTGCCGCGGCCCTGGAGGCACTGCTGTGCCCCTCGGCCGCCGTGACCCAGGTCTGCTCCAACCCCCCGTGTGAGACCCACGAGACGGGCAccacccacacacccaccacGGCCACATCCGGAGGGGCTGCAGGCCAGCCAGAGGGCGGGCAGCAGCCTCCTGCCAGCCGGCCCTGTGAGACGCACCAGACCGCTTCCACTGGCACGACCATGTCCGTCAGCTTGGGCGCCCTGCTCCCGGATGCCGCCCCCTCCCACAGGACCCTGGAGTCCAGCCTGGAGGTGGCAGTGCCACCCGCAGTCGCCCCTCAGGCCGGTGCTTCGTTGCTCACTCCTTTCCCGACGCAAAGGGTGTGCTCCAACCCGCCCTGTGAGACGCATGAGACAGGCACTACGCACACGGCCACCACTGTCACCTCCAACATGAGTTCCAACCAAG ACCCCCCACCGCCTGCCGGCGACCAGGGAGAGGTGGAGAGCACCCAGGGCGACAGTGTGAATATCGCCAGTTCCAGTCCCATCACGACAACAGTGTCCTCCACGCTGACGCGGGCCGTGACCACCGTGACACAGTCCACGCCAGTCCCAGGCCCTTCGGTGCCG CCCCCAGAGGAGCTCCAGGCCTCTCCAGGGCCACGCCAGCAGCTTCCACCACGGCAGCTCCTGCAGCCTGCCTCCGCGCCCTTGGTGGGGGACTCCGCCGAGGTCCTGTCAGCCTCCCAGAGCCCTGAGCTCCAGGCCGCCGTGGATCTGAGCAGTACAGGGGACCCGTCTTCAGGCCAGGAGCCTGCCAGCTCGGCTGTGGTGGCCACCGTGGTGGTCCAGCCACCGCCGCCCACCCAGTCCGAAGTAGACCAGTTGTCCCTCCCCCAAGAGCTGATGGCCGAAGCCCAGGCGGGCACCACCACCCTCATGGTGACAGGGCTCACCCCAGAGGAGCTggcagtgactgctgctgctgaagCGGCCGCGCAGGCTGCAGCCACAGAGGAGGCCCAGGCCCTGGCCATACAGGCCGTGCTCCAGGCCGCACAGCAGGCTGTCATGG CAGGCACCGGGGAGCCCATGGATACTTCAGAGGCGGCCGCAGCGGTGACACAGGCAGAGTTGAGCCACCTGTCGGCCGAGGGCCAGGAAGGCCAGGCGACCACTATCCCCATCGTGCTGACACAGCAGGAGCTGGCTGCCCtggtccagcagcagcagctccaggaagcacaggcccagcagcagcagcaccacctgcCCACGGAAGCACTGGCCCCGGCTGACAGCCTCAATGACCCGACCATCGAGAGCAACTGCCTCAATGAGCTGGCCGGGGCTGTGCCCAGCACCGTGAGCCTGCTGCCCCCCACGGCCACTGAGA GCCTGGCCCCGTCCAACACATTTGTGGCCCCCCAGCCGGTCGTTGTGGCCAGCCCCGCGAAGCTGCAGGCCGCAGCCACCCTGACGGAAGTGGCCAATGGCATTGAGTCCCTGGGTGTG AAGCCAGACCTGCCACCGCCACCTAGCAAAGCCCCTGTAAAGAAGGAGAACCAGTGGTTTGACGTGGGGGTCATTAAGGGTACCAATGTGATGGTGACACACTATTTCCTGCCACCCGAAGATGCTGTCCCGACTGAT GATGACTCGGGCACCGTGCCCGACTACAACCAGCTAAAGAAGCAGGAGCTGCAGCCAGGCACTGCCTATAAGTTCCGCGTCGCCGGGATCAATGCCTGCGGCCGGGGGCCCTTCAGTGAGATCTCAGCCTTTAAAACGTGTCTGCCTGGCTTCCCAGGGGCCCCGTGTGCCATTAAAATCAGCAAA AGTCCAGACGGTGCTCACCTCACCTGGGAGCCACCCTCTGTGACCTCCGGCAAGATCATCGAGTACTCAGTGTACCTGGCCATCCAGAGCGCGCAGGCCGGTGGTGAGACCAAGAGCTCGACCCCGGCGCAGCTGGCCTTCATGCGGGTGTACTGCGGGCCCAGCCCCTCCTGCCTCGTGCAGTCCTCCAGCCTCTCCAACGCCCACATCGACTACACCACCAAGCCCGCCATCATCTTCCGCATTGCTGCCCGCAATGAGAAGGGCTACGGCCCAGCCACCCAAGTCAGGTGGTTGCaag AAACCAGTAAAGACAGCTCTGGCGCCAAGCCGGCCAGCAAGCGGCCCATGTCGTCTCCAGAAAT GGGGCCGCCCAGCCTAGGGGGCAGCCGGAGCCCTGGCCGAGTCCCACTCGCTTCGCCACGCAGACCCACGCTGATcctgtctttttttgcctttgccTCTCATCTTCCAAGGAAATCCGCGCCAAAGAAATCGAAGGCAGACGGTCAGTGA